A genomic segment from Gilvibacter sp. SZ-19 encodes:
- a CDS encoding DUF2911 domain-containing protein — MKLKSILKGLAFSLVILAAGNLNAQDFKGLYKSPMDVASYPDNYREANKLVKVQYSRPQLKGRSLAKLAPNGEVWRTGANECAEITFYVDMTLDGKKIPAGTYSLFTIPGDNEWTVIINSDLNAWGAYFYKEANDVARAKVPASMADDSVEAFSMLFTEGDGGVDLHMGWDKVRVTVPFKKA, encoded by the coding sequence ATGAAATTAAAATCTATCCTTAAAGGTCTTGCTTTCAGCCTTGTAATTCTGGCTGCCGGCAACCTAAATGCACAAGACTTTAAAGGTCTGTACAAGTCACCTATGGATGTGGCTTCTTATCCGGACAACTACCGCGAAGCAAACAAATTGGTCAAAGTACAATACAGCCGTCCGCAGCTAAAAGGGCGCAGCCTAGCCAAATTGGCTCCTAATGGAGAAGTTTGGAGAACTGGAGCCAACGAATGCGCAGAGATCACTTTCTACGTAGATATGACTCTAGACGGCAAGAAGATCCCTGCCGGGACCTATTCGCTATTTACCATTCCTGGTGATAATGAATGGACCGTTATCATTAACAGCGACCTCAACGCTTGGGGGGCTTATTTCTACAAAGAAGCTAATGATGTGGCTCGTGCAAAAGTTCCTGCTAGCATGGCGGACGACTCTGTAGAGGCGTTTAGCATGCTCTTTACAGAAGGTGACGGAGGTGTTGACCTACACATGGGGTGGGACAAAGTTCGCGTGACTGTACCTTTTAAAAAGGCCTAA